The DNA region GGCCTATGTCAAAGCTTTAACCGATGGTCAGTTTATTCAAAGTTCTGAAATGAATCGGGGTAAAAAGGTTAATCTAGGAAAATCTGTGAGACTTCGGGTTGGTAATGTTGATATCATTGTCTGCGCCAAAAAAGGACAAACGTTGGATGAGCAAATCTTCCTGCTGCATGGCATTGACGTCACGAAATATAAAATTGTTGCACTAAAATCTGAAAACCATTTCCGAGCTGTTTTCACTCCCTTGGCCAAAAAAATTATAACTGTGGATTCACCGGGTTTAAGCAGTTATAATCTGCTCAATTTTAAATATCAAAGGGTACGAAGACCGGTACTTCCCCTTGATAAGCTATAAATGATGGTTTAACTAAGATGGATTAACGTGGCAGAAAACCGGAAAGGGGGTGGTAATGGGTATTGGTCAAGGAGTTTTTGGACAACTAATGCCGAATGAACGTTCGACAGAATAAAGAATAAATAAGGTGCATTCCTGTAAGAAGAGTATTTGAGGTTTGAAAACAAAAGAGCCCTCTTGGTATAGTACAGAGTGTCATTGCAATGACCCCGAATTTCATAATAAATACCAAGGAGGACTCAATATGAAGTATGACCATAATCGCAAGATTAATTAAATCACCCAATCAACGCTTGTTGTGGGTGTGGAGATCATCAAGCAGATGCATGTAGCTAGAGCATTGGATTTCCGAGGACTTGAGTTAAGCAAACTTCTAACCTTTGAAACTCGAAAAAAAGGGTTTTTCAAGCTGTTAAACCGGGCTCAAGCGCTTGTCCAGGCGGTCTCAAACATCCACTGGCCTCTTGCAGGCCTTAATCTCAAAGAAAACAGTTCCGGATTGCACAAAGGGCAAACAAAGATCACCAAACGAGGGCGCCCTCGTCTCAGACAAACTACATTGTCTCTAGGTGAGTAAAACTTAAGGATCCATTTATTTGAATGTTTAACAATAAAATCTAGCCAACCACATTAGAAAAATAGAGTAATTTTGAGAAAAAGAGAGTATGAGCGAGATAAACCATTATTTATTGAGGGAGGGTCAATTTAGAGATGAAAATAAAATCAATGTATTTGTTTATGTTCGTACTTGCTCTTGCTCTTGTAGCCGCCGGGTGTTCCGGAGACTCGCCATCTGAAGATTCCAGTGAGCCTGCTTCTGCTGAAGAGTCTGAATCTGCTGGTAATGGAGAAGAGTCGGCTCAATCAGGGGGAACTTTGAACATCGCCTATGAGGCCCAGCCAAATACACTGGACCCAACAGTGACAACGGCTGGTGCAACAAAAGATATGGCCAGACAAATTTATGAGGCATTATTGACTCTGAATGAAAACTGGGAAGTAACTCCCCAATTGGCTGAATCCTATGAAGTAAGTGAAAATGGGAAAATCTACATCTTTAAATTGAGACAAGGGATAAAATTTCATAATGGGGATGAAATGACCGCTGATGATGTGGTTGCCTCAATGGAAAAGTGGACAGATAACTCTTCTCTGACCCAGTCTATTTTGAACGGTGCGGAATGGAAGAAGGTTGATGATTATACAGTGGAACTGCATCTTGAAAAACCTTCTGCTTTAGTACCGTTCTCCCTTGCAGACCAAAACCAATTGGCTGCCATTATGCCCCAAGAGGTAGCTGAATCTGCTGGTCCTATTGGTGCAACGGAATACATTGGTACCGGTCCGTTTAAATTTGTAGAGTGGAAACAAGACCAATACATTCATTTTACAAGATTTGAAGATTATCAACCTGTCTCTGAACCTGCCAGTGGTCTGGCCGGTGAAAAACTGGCATTAGTTGATGATGTCTATTGGCATATTGTTCCTGACGAATCAACAAGGAATGCCGGCTTGATCAGTGGTCAGTACGATGTTGTTGTCGGTGTTTCTTATGATGCTATTGAACAAATCGAGAATACCCAAGGATTGAGCGTTGACATTTATCCATATGGCTTTCAGATGTTGGTGTTTAACAAGAAACAAGGCCTATTTAGTGATGTAAAGGCTCGACAAGCGGTTAACTATGCACTAGATAAGGAAATGGTCTTGCGTTCTTCTTTTGGAGATGAAAGATTCTACACTTTGGAACCCAGTTTGTTTAGACCTGAGCAGACAGATTGGTATTCTGATGCTGGTAAGGAGTTGTACAATCCGAAAGATTTGGATAAGGCCAAACAATTGCTGGAAGAAACAGGCTATAATGGGGAAGAAATCATTATTCTAACCAGCCGTGACTATGCTTATCAATACAATGCAGCTGTAGCCACTCAGCAATTGTTACAGGAAATTGGTATCAATGCTAAACTTGACGTTTATGATTGGGGAACGCTTCTGGAACTTCGTAGTGCTCCCGAAGTTTGGGATATCTTTTTCACCGGATGGGATACCTCGGTCATTCCCCATCAATATGGATTCTTAGATTCAAAAGCTGAATGGCCGGGTTGGACCAATAGTCCGAAGATTGACGGGTTGCTGTCTGATATTGAATCTGCTGAATCCCAGGAAGAGGCAAAAGCTTTATATGCTCAATTGCAACAGGAACTGTGGGAATATCTCCCGATTATCAATGTAGGAACATATAGTAAAATTAATGGTATATCTGAAAAGGTAAAAGGATTTAGAGATTTTATTGGTCCTGTCGTTTGGAATGTCAGTGTAGAAGAATAGACATGGAAACAATTGTTAAGTAATACATTAAAAAACTGCCGCTTAACCTTTACCTCAGTGGAATCGATTCTAATATAGGTAAGGGTTAAGCCGCCTTGTTATTATGAAAAGTATCATCAGAAAGGGAAATGCCCATTGAGAGCCTATATTTTGACGCGACTGTTATCTCTGATACCCGTATTGATCATCGTTGCAGTTATTGTATTTTTTCTTATCCACTTAACACCTGGAGATCCTGCTGCTATCATGCTTGGACCA from Caldalkalibacillus uzonensis includes:
- a CDS encoding ABC transporter substrate-binding protein, whose protein sequence is MKIKSMYLFMFVLALALVAAGCSGDSPSEDSSEPASAEESESAGNGEESAQSGGTLNIAYEAQPNTLDPTVTTAGATKDMARQIYEALLTLNENWEVTPQLAESYEVSENGKIYIFKLRQGIKFHNGDEMTADDVVASMEKWTDNSSLTQSILNGAEWKKVDDYTVELHLEKPSALVPFSLADQNQLAAIMPQEVAESAGPIGATEYIGTGPFKFVEWKQDQYIHFTRFEDYQPVSEPASGLAGEKLALVDDVYWHIVPDESTRNAGLISGQYDVVVGVSYDAIEQIENTQGLSVDIYPYGFQMLVFNKKQGLFSDVKARQAVNYALDKEMVLRSSFGDERFYTLEPSLFRPEQTDWYSDAGKELYNPKDLDKAKQLLEETGYNGEEIIILTSRDYAYQYNAAVATQQLLQEIGINAKLDVYDWGTLLELRSAPEVWDIFFTGWDTSVIPHQYGFLDSKAEWPGWTNSPKIDGLLSDIESAESQEEAKALYAQLQQELWEYLPIINVGTYSKINGISEKVKGFRDFIGPVVWNVSVEE